Proteins encoded within one genomic window of Hermetia illucens chromosome 2, iHerIll2.2.curated.20191125, whole genome shotgun sequence:
- the LOC119648984 gene encoding uncharacterized protein LOC119648984, with protein sequence MTKILSKPTRNNNNEENSSLLFRAIKRQPTNQDTRQRRRKQQQQHHIIQLCDLPTEILEMIICNINIWHRNRIRATCTRLRNCCDSRLMHDFKSSLSKYGRINRTGYEFSALQVIHQATWSYIKAGYCPLFLGAMLPLMRNTYKNPFCPSVGKIKTFLLKFYTLIEESLGDPFSQTSRLLYVVTLLGFLNKCNNSVLLSSIDIQPEHWRTVYQLRGSWFGMLWSSTSPQCFNYSSDKNELLILLAEIMIAVHSQTAFKKVWECENKIFVFGHDLSERCRMPKVTFAFDIHGSVEVIQLLKSSPVHEDWVRLPEDEFNVSLMIHCQEAIKWGCYPSYRLEIGPYYEYDAGARGSNDNSLARKKTIKSK encoded by the exons ATGACGAAGATTCTGAGCAAGCCAACAAGGAATAACAACAACGAAGAGAATTCATCTCTGCTATTCAGAGCCATCAAAcgtcaaccaaccaaccaagacACACGGCAAAGAAGACGGAAGCAGCAACAGCAACATCACATCATACAATTATGCGACCTTCCCACCGAAATCCTGGAGATGATAATCTGCAACATAAACATCTGGCACCGTAATCGGATTCGAGCGACATGCACTCGATTGCGAAACTGTTGCGATAGTCGATTGATGCACGATTTCAAGAGTTCCCTCAGCAAATATGGGAGAATTAACAGAACAGGATATGAGTTCTCAGCCTTGCAA GTGATCCATCAGGCGACCTGGTCGTACATAAAGGCGGGATACTGCCCCCTGTTTTTAGGCGCCATGCTCCCTCTGATGCGGAACACCTACAAGAATCCGTTTTGTCCTTCAGTGGGCAAAATCAAAACGTTCCTTCTGAAATTTTATACACTAATTGAAGAGAGCTTGGGCGACCCATTTTCACAAACATCACGACTCCTGTATGTTGTGACTTTGCTGGGGTTCCTCAAT AAATGTAACAACTCAGTTCTTCTATCATCGATTGATATTCAACCTGAGCATTGGCGTACAGTTTACCAGTTGCGAGGGTCCTGGTTTGGGATGCTGTGGTCCTCCACATCACCCCAATGCTTCAATTATTCATCGGACAAAAACGAGCTTTTAATACTCCTGGCGGAGATTATGATAGCAGTCCACTCGCAGACAGCATTCAA AAAAGTGTGGGAGtgtgaaaacaaaatcttcGTTTTTGGACATGATCTGAGCGAGAGATGTCGTATGCCAAAAGTAACATTTGCCTTTGATATTCATGGTTCTGTGGAGGTGATCCAGCTTTTGAAAAGCAGTCCAGTTCACGAGGACTGGGTTCGCTTACCCGAAGATGAATTCAATGTGAGTCTTATGATACACTGTCAAGAAGCTATCAAGTGGGGATGTTACCCTTCATACCGTCTAGAAATTGGGCCATACTACGAATACGATGCCGGTGCACGTGGAAGCAATGACAATTCACTAGCTaggaaaaaaacaattaaaagtaaatga